The following nucleotide sequence is from Fusobacterium periodonticum 1_1_41FAA.
ATCCATACTATTCTCAAAAAGGAGCTACAGGGCAAGTATTTAAAACTGTATTCTCTTATTTAAAAAATAGTAAAAATTAATATATTAAAATTAAAAATGGAGCTTTAAAGGCTCCATTTTTTAATTTTTTAAGGATTTTCGTATGAAAAATTTTATTACTGTCTATTATTTATTTATAATTTCTAACATATCTTCAACTGTTTTTTCTCCAAAATAAACATGTTGGTCATCTACTATAATAGCAGGTACACTCATAATATCATATCTATTTTTGAAATCTTGGAAAGTGAAGATATTTATCATTTCCATTTCAATATTTTTATTTAAAGTTGCAATTCTTTGAGTTGCTTGAACTGTCTTTGGACACTTAGTACAAGACAATGAAATTCCAATTTTAATATTTACTGGTTTATCAATTTTTTCAATTTTTTCTAAGCTTTCAGGAGTAACTTTTTGTCCTGGTCCTGCAACATTGTATAGTCCTAATATGAAAGAGTTTAATTCATGTCCACTTGGTAAACTTGAATATTTTAAACCAGAGAAGTTTCCATCTTTATCTAAAACAGCTATAGTAGGAGTTCTTTCAACTTTTACCTTAGCTTCTAATTCTTTGTTTTCTCCTTCATTGTATGAAGAGAATTTTAATTTTTCAGGAGCTATAGAAGCTATATCTTTTACTGCTTCTTCAATAGCTAGAGACTCTTCGATAGCAGGATTTTTGAAAACTACTATTTCTACTGGATTTTCAAATCTATCAACAACTGTTACTAATTGTTGTTTTAAATCATCATCTAAGAATTGTTCTTTTTCTGTTTTAATAGATGTTGTTTTTTGTTCTTCTTTTTCTTCTTTCTTAAGTCCTAATTCTTCTCTTAAGTCATGAACATATTTTTCTATACTTGTAGCAGCGATAGCTCCATCAGCAACAGCTGTTACAACTTGTCTTAATCTCTTAGGTCTGATATCTCCTACTGCAAATACTCCTTTAACATTAGTCATTAAATCTTCATTAGTAGGTATGAATCCACCTTCTCCTATTTCAATATGTCCTTTGAATATTTGGCTTGAAGGAGCGTATCCAACGAATACGAATACTCCAAATGTTTCTCCAACTTTTGCTTTGTACTCAGTGATTTCTCCTGTTACATTATTTTTAAATTTAGCAGCAGTTGGTTTCATGTCTCCTGTTAATTCAATTAATTCAGTATTGAATTTAGTTGTAATTTTTGGATGTGCTTTTACTTTATCTCCTATAGATTTAGCACAAGTAAAATCAGGTTCTCTTGCTATTATTGTTACAGATTTTCCATATTTTGTTAAGAACATAGCTTCTTCTGCAGCAGCAAATCCTGCTCCAATAACAAATATATCCATTCCTGTAAAGAATTCTCCATCACAAGTTGCACAATAAGCAACTCCTCTTCCTGTAAATTCTTGTTCTCCAGGGAAACCTAATTTTCTAGGTGCTGCCCCTGTTGCTATTACAACACTTAGTGCTGAATATTCAGCATCTTTAGTTTTAATAGTTTTTATATCTTTAGTAAAGTCCATATCTACAACTTCACCTTGTACAAAATTAACTCCAAAACCTTCAGCTTGTTTTCTAGTTTGAGTCATAAGCTCAGTTCCAGAGATTTCTAATATACCTGGATAGTTTACAACTTCACTAGTTAGACTTATTTGTCCACCTTTATTTTCTTTTTCTACAACTAAAACATCTAATTTTGCTCTTCCACCATATATTCCAGCAGATAGACCAGCAGGTCCTCCACCTATAATAATCATATCATAAATTTTTTCCATGTTCTCTTCCTCCTTGTTTAGGGCTTATACCCTTTTATATCTCTAAAAATAGCTAATTTTTTATTTTCAGTTATATAAAAGGGGATAA
It contains:
- a CDS encoding FAD-dependent oxidoreductase; this translates as MEKIYDMIIIGGGPAGLSAGIYGGRAKLDVLVVEKENKGGQISLTSEVVNYPGILEISGTELMTQTRKQAEGFGVNFVQGEVVDMDFTKDIKTIKTKDAEYSALSVVIATGAAPRKLGFPGEQEFTGRGVAYCATCDGEFFTGMDIFVIGAGFAAAEEAMFLTKYGKSVTIIAREPDFTCAKSIGDKVKAHPKITTKFNTELIELTGDMKPTAAKFKNNVTGEITEYKAKVGETFGVFVFVGYAPSSQIFKGHIEIGEGGFIPTNEDLMTNVKGVFAVGDIRPKRLRQVVTAVADGAIAATSIEKYVHDLREELGLKKEEKEEQKTTSIKTEKEQFLDDDLKQQLVTVVDRFENPVEIVVFKNPAIEESLAIEEAVKDIASIAPEKLKFSSYNEGENKELEAKVKVERTPTIAVLDKDGNFSGLKYSSLPSGHELNSFILGLYNVAGPGQKVTPESLEKIEKIDKPVNIKIGISLSCTKCPKTVQATQRIATLNKNIEMEMINIFTFQDFKNRYDIMSVPAIIVDDQHVYFGEKTVEDMLEIINK